The Solibacillus sp. FSL R7-0682 genome includes a window with the following:
- a CDS encoding dimethylarginine dimethylaminohydrolase family protein: MVNTISKQSQIQCQSEYGTLKKVVLCEPQYMEIKEVINDVQKKYINDNIDRTLAVSQHQIFEQTLLNAGVEVIKLRPSKDHPEQVFTRDIGFSLGSHLFISEMANPIRQGEEKVLAHWMNKHGISYKKLSTHSIEGGDVIVDGNRVFIGISHRTCKKAIHALQKELPDFEIIPIAFNPKYLHLDCVFNILSSKDALIYPDAFDQNNLDLLSSLYHLIEVSESEQFSMGTNVLSIGHKRVLSLPINRDVNRKMRQYGYEVLEVDFSEIIKSGGSFRCCSLPIVRH, from the coding sequence ATGGTTAATACAATTTCAAAGCAATCCCAAATACAATGTCAAAGTGAATATGGAACACTAAAAAAAGTGGTCTTATGTGAACCACAATACATGGAAATTAAAGAAGTAATTAATGATGTTCAAAAAAAATATATAAATGATAATATCGACCGTACATTAGCCGTTTCGCAACACCAAATATTTGAGCAAACTTTACTAAATGCGGGAGTAGAAGTCATTAAACTACGACCAAGTAAAGACCACCCTGAACAAGTTTTTACAAGAGATATTGGTTTTTCTTTAGGAAGTCACTTATTTATTTCCGAGATGGCGAATCCAATTCGTCAAGGTGAAGAGAAAGTATTAGCTCATTGGATGAATAAACATGGCATATCCTATAAGAAGCTTTCAACACATTCCATTGAAGGTGGCGATGTAATTGTAGACGGCAATCGTGTATTTATTGGAATTAGCCATCGTACATGTAAGAAAGCTATTCATGCTTTGCAAAAAGAATTACCTGATTTTGAGATTATACCTATTGCTTTTAATCCGAAGTATTTACATTTAGACTGTGTGTTTAATATTCTTTCATCAAAAGATGCGTTAATTTATCCTGATGCGTTCGATCAAAATAACTTGGATCTATTGTCGAGCCTGTATCATTTAATCGAAGTGAGTGAAAGTGAACAGTTCTCAATGGGGACGAATGTATTGTCGATTGGTCATAAACGAGTGTTAAGCTTGCCAATAAACCGAGATGTTAATAGGAAGATGAGACAATATGGATATGAAGTGTTGGAAGTGGATTTTTCAGAAATAATTAAATCAGGTGGTTCATTCAGATGTTGTTCATTGCCAATTGTGCGACACTAA
- a CDS encoding DegV family protein, translating into MRRIILSTESGADLPKDLVEKYQIQVVPMHVVMEGKDYLDGELSVEEVFDYHSRTKKIPSTAATNVHEYHELFTKIRMNFPDSIVIHIGYTSKASASFQSALIAAEDFENLFLIDTLNVTGGLAAIVMYAVTLLEEDPSIDHVQLIEKIESVVPKTRLAFIPGSLDFLRAGGRVSNIAYIGGALLKIKPCIELKEGKLVSTRKYRGHMSIVAEKLMRDYLNEYDINRKQLYLIYSIGLGESIKRQVEIIAKETGFENVTWMQAGAMISTHAGPGGFGIAGIEK; encoded by the coding sequence ATGAGAAGGATTATTTTATCGACAGAAAGTGGCGCGGATTTGCCGAAAGACCTGGTTGAAAAATATCAAATTCAAGTAGTACCGATGCACGTTGTCATGGAAGGGAAAGACTATTTAGATGGTGAGCTATCCGTAGAGGAAGTTTTTGATTATCATAGCCGCACCAAAAAAATACCTTCAACAGCAGCAACGAATGTACATGAGTATCATGAATTATTTACGAAAATTAGAATGAATTTTCCTGATAGTATTGTTATTCACATTGGTTATACGTCAAAAGCATCTGCTTCTTTTCAAAGTGCATTAATTGCAGCAGAAGATTTTGAAAACCTCTTTTTAATTGATACGTTAAATGTAACAGGTGGATTAGCCGCCATCGTGATGTATGCGGTCACTCTACTTGAGGAAGATCCTTCCATTGACCATGTTCAACTAATAGAAAAAATAGAATCGGTCGTTCCTAAAACAAGATTAGCCTTCATTCCAGGTAGTTTAGACTTTTTAAGAGCGGGTGGACGTGTAAGTAACATTGCTTATATTGGAGGGGCGTTGTTAAAAATAAAGCCCTGTATCGAACTAAAAGAAGGAAAACTTGTTTCAACTAGAAAATATCGTGGGCATATGAGCATCGTTGCGGAGAAACTTATGCGAGATTACTTAAATGAATACGATATTAATAGAAAACAACTGTACTTAATCTACTCTATTGGACTGGGAGAAAGTATTAAGAGGCAAGTAGAGATAATTGCAAAGGAAACAGGCTTCGAAAATGTTACATGGATGCAAGCTGGGGCAATGATTTCTACCCATGCTGGACCTGGAGGCTTTGGAATCGCAGGAATAGAAAAATAG